A genomic stretch from Ovis canadensis isolate MfBH-ARS-UI-01 breed Bighorn chromosome 5, ARS-UI_OviCan_v2, whole genome shotgun sequence includes:
- the WIZ gene encoding protein Wiz isoform X3 has protein sequence MDGPLAGGLAAPDRPRGPERLPGPAPREDIEGGAEVAEGEGCIFRSTHYLPVTKEGPRDILDGRGGISDGQPHPGLSEALPRATSATHRISSCCWDEGSLDFQPGSPSPHPLGHYPDPLDGRGPWERPLIQEAGEELPSEQRFEDSIIMRTVKPHAELEGSRRFLYQHQGESKVFEKVPRGRPRFDWLQDADEVVPLQDAGLDMDLPPQPPPLTSFRTVLVPVDDTTKTLDGPVVGTREHLAGLEGLTQPSEWSLPRSASEVATQTWTVNSEASVERLQPLLSSVRTRPYLCELLEEVAEGAASPDEDEDEEPAVFPCIECSIYFRQKEHLLEHMSQHRRAPGQEPPAELAPLACGECGWAFADPGALERHRQLHQASREKIIEEIQKLKQVPGDTNREARLQCPRCIFGTNSSKAFMQHAKLHTQEPRGPAAQEPFGGSSGTGSPGPDATSLAYQPYGDPSGLSACVFCGFPAPSESLLREHVRLVHAHPHWEEEDGEAFEEEGPASQPGTSQDAYTRFSEAADYFGKAEPLLAPTWQENPAGYDPSLAFGPGCQQLGTRDFPLSKPLPHCSSQRPLGRPAFPSPLASAAYSLQASRNKSVVQHQGLPGHLEDQRHPWSEEDEEEEEEEEEEELLLASEMDFPLENRVFAPPASPGLIPQPALELKRTFREALQTAVASRAQQQQLCGMVPVVLVAKLGPQVMAAAARAPPRLQPEELGLGGAHPLDFLLLGTPLGGPLGLDPFLDGDPGVALKPEERKCPYCPDRFHNGIGLANHVRGHLNRVGVSYNVRHFISAEEVKAIERRFSFQKKKKKVANFDPGTFSLMRCDFCGAGFDTRAGLSSHARAHLRDFGITNWELTVSPINILQELLATSAAERPPSPLCREAGVPPSGFLTSRRPRLPLTVPFPPTWAEDPGPAYGDGLGSEENAMVAMDLGSPPLPKKSLPVPGPLEQVANRLSSKMAAEVPHGSKQELPDLKAQSLTTCEVCGACFETRKGLSSHARSHLRQLGVAESESSGAPIDLLYELVKQKGLPDTPLGLPPSLTKKSSSPKEIVAGAPRPGLLALAKPLDAPAVNKAIKSPPGFSAKGLAHPPNSPLLKKASLALAGSPTHKNPEDKSPQLSLSPRPASPKAQWPQSEDEGPLNLTSGPEPARDIRCEFCGEFFENRKGLSSHARSHLRQMGVTEWYVNGSPIDTLREILKRRTQSRPGGPPNPSGPSPKALAKVVSSGGPGSSLEARSPADLHLSPLAKKLPPPPGSPLGHSPTVSPPPTARKMFPGLSSPSLPKKLKPEQMRVEIKREMLPGALHGEPHPSEGPWVAPREDMTPLNLSSRAEPVRDIRCEFCGEFFENRKGLSSHARSHLRQMGVTEWSVNGSPIDTLREILKKKSKPCLIKKEPPAGDLAPALTEDGPPTVAPGPMQAPLPLAPMAGRPGKPGAGPAQIPRELTLAPITGTKHSATGYLGSVAAKRPLQEDRLLPAEVKAKTYIQTELPFKAKTLHEKTSHSSTEACCELCGLYFENRKALASHARAHLRQFGVTEWCVNGSPIETLSEWIKHRPQKAGAYRSYIQSGRPFTKKFRSAGHGRDGDKRPPLGLAPGGLAVVGRSAGGEPGPEAGRAADSGERPLAASPPGTVKAEEHQRQNINKFERRQARPPDASSARGSEEANDLHQKLEEVRQPPPRVRPVPALVPRPPQTSLVKFVGNIYTLKCRFCEVEFQGPLSIQEEWVRHLQRHILEMNFSKADPPPEEPQAPQAQTAAAEAP, from the exons ATGGATGGGCCCCTGGCAGGCGGCCTGGCCGCCCCAGATCGTCCTCGAGGCCCCGAGAGACTGCCTGGCCCAGCACCAAGAGAGGACATCGAAGGTGGGGCCGAGGTTGCTGAGGGGGAAGGTTGCATCTTCCGGTCTACCCATTACCTGCCTGTCACCAAGGAGGGCCCTCGAGACATTCTGGATGGCAGAGGTGGCATTTCTG ATGGGCAGCCCCACCCTGGCCTCAGCGAAGCCCTTCCCCGTGCCACCTCCGCCACCCATCGGATCAGCAGCTG CTGCTGGGATGAAGGCAGCCTGGACTTCCAACCGGGCtccccctcaccccatcccctgGGCCACTACCCAGACCCCCTGGATGGCCGGGGGCCCTGGGAGCGGCCCCTGATTCAGGAGGCTGGAGAGGAACTCCCATCTGAGCAGAGGTTCGAGGACTCCATCATCATGAGAACCGTGAAGCCCCATGCTGAGCTGGAGGGCTCCAGAAGGTTCTTGTACCAGCACCAGGGGGAATCGAAGGTATTTGAGAAGGTCCCCCGGGGTCGCCCCAGGTTCGACTGGCTGCAAGACGCAGATGAGGTGGTCCCGCTCCAGGACGCAGGGCTGGACATGGACTTGCCTCCCCAGCCACCACCCCTCACCTCCTTCAGGACAGTGCTCGTGCCCGTAGATGATACCACGAAGACATTGGATGGGCCGGTGGTGGGCACCAGAGAGCACCTGGCAGGCCTGGAGGGCCTGACCCAGCCGTCCGAGTGGAGCCTGCCCCGGTCCGCCTCAGAGGTGGCCACGCAGACCTGGACGGTGAACTCAGAGGCATCTGTGGAGCGGCTGCAGCCGCTGCTATCCTCCGTCCGGACAAGGCCCTACTTGtgtgagctcctggaggaggtggctgaGGGAGCAGCCAGCCCCGACGAGGACGAAGACGAGGAGCCAGCTGTGTTCCCGTGCATCGAGTGCAGCATCTacttcaggcagaaggaacaccTCCTGGAGCACATGAGCCAGCACCGCCGAGCCCCGGGCCAGGAGCCGCCGGCTGAGCTGGCCCCGCTGGCCTGTGGCGAGTGTGGCTGGGCATTCGCCGACCCCGGTGCCCTCGAGCGGCACCGCCAGCTGCACCAGGCCTCCCGGGAGAAGATCATTGAGGAGATCCAGAAGCTAAAGCAGGTCCCAGGTGACACAAACCGGGAGGCACGGCTGCAGTGCCCCAGATGCATCTTTGGCACCAATTCCTCCAAGGCCTTCATGCAGCATGCCAAGCTGCACACGCAGGAGCCAAGGGGCCCAGCGGCCCAGGAGCCCTTTGGGGGCAGCAGCGGGACGGGCAGCCCAGGCCCCGACGCCACCTCCCTAGCCTACCAGCCCTACGGAGACCCCTCGGGCCTCAGCGCCTGTGTTTTCTGTGGCTTCCCCGCGCCCAGCGAGAGCCTACTCAGGGAGCATGTGAGGCTGGTGCACGCCCATCCCCACTGGGAAGAGGAGGATGGTGAGGCTTTTGAGGAGGAGGGCCCTGCCAGCCAGCCCGGCACCAGCCAGGACGCCTACACCCGATTCTCTGAGGCCGCCGACTACTTTGGCAAAGCTGAGCCGCTCTTGGCCCCCACGTGGCAGGAGAATCCTGCTGGATACGACCCCAGCCTGGCCTTTGGCCCAGGCTGCCAGCAGCTGGGCACGAGGGATTTCCCACTGTCAAAGCCACTCCCACACTGCTCGAGCCAGAGGCCCCTGGGAAGGCCAGCCTTCCCCTCGCCACTAGCATCCGCCGCCTACTCCTTACAGGCCAGCAGAAACAAGAGTGTTGTCCAACATCAGGGGCTCCCAGGCCACCTGGAGGACCAGAGGCACCCATGGAGTGAagaagatgaggaggaggaggaggaggaggaggaggaggaattaCTGCTGGCCTCAGAAATGGACTTTCCCCTCGAAAACAGGGTCTTCGCGCCGCCAGCCAGCCCCGGCCTCATCCCACAGCCAGCCCTGGAGCTGAAGCGGACATTCCGAGAAGCCCTGCAGACGGCGGTGGCCTCGAgggcacagcagcagcagctctgcggGATGGTGCCTGTAGTGCTCGTGGCGAAGCTTGGGCCGCAAGTCATGGCTGCGGCAGCCAGGGCCCCCCCAAGGCTCCAGCCtgaggagctggggctggggggcgcCCACCCCCTGGACTTCCTGCTCCTGGGCACGCCACTGGGTGGCCCTCTGGGGCTGGACCCATTCCTGGATGGGGACCCAGGGGTGGCACTGAAGCCTGAGGAGCGGAAATGCCCCTATTGCCCTGACCGCTTCCACAATGGCATCGGCTTGGCCAACCACGTGCGGGGCCACCTGAACCGTGTGGGTGTCAGCTACAACGTGCGGCATTTCATCTCCGCTGAGGAGGTGAAGGCCATCGAGCGCAGGTTCTCTttccaaaagaagaagaaaaaag TGGCTAACTTCGACCCGGGCACCTTCAGCCTGATGCGCTGTGACTTCTGCGGGGCCGGCTTTGACACTCGGGCTGGCCTCTCCAGCCACGCCCGGGCCCACCTGCGTGActttggcatcaccaactgggaGCTCACCGTCTCGCCCATCAACATCCTGCAAGAGCTGCTGGCCACCTCGGCTGCTGAGCGGCCCCCCAGCCCCCTGTGCCGTGAAGCTGGGGTGCCGCCTAGTGGCTTCCTGACCTCCCGCCGGCCTCGCTTACCTCTTACAGTGCCCTTCCCACCCACCTGGGCTGAGGACCCTGGGCCAGCCTACGGAGATG GCCTGGGTTCTGAGGAAAACGCAATGGTGGCCATGGACTTGGGCTCCCCCCCACTTCCCAAGAAGAGCCTGCCTGTCCCTGGGCCCCTGGAGCAGGTGGCCAATCGGCTGAGCAGCAAAATGGCTGCAGAGGTTCCTCATGGTAGCAAGCAAGAGCTGCCGGACCTCAAGG CCCAGAGCCTGACCACCTGCGAGGTCTGCGGTGCCTGCTTTGAGACACGCAAGGGCCTGTCCAGCCACGCGCGCTCCCACCTGCGGCAGCTGGGGGTGGCCGAGTCGGAGAGCAGCGGTGCCCCCATTGACCTCCTCTACGAGCTTGTGAAGCAGAAGGGCCTGCCTGACACACCCCTCGGGCTGCCCCCAAGCCTGACGAAGAAGTCCAGCTCGCCGAAGGAGATAGTCGCTGGGGCCCCACGACCTGGCCTGCTCGCGCTGGCCAAGCCCCTCGATGCCCCTGCTGTCAACAAGGCCATCAAGTCGCCTCCCGGCTTCTCAGCTAAGGGCCTGGCCCACCCGCCCAACTCCCCACTCCTCAAGAAGGCATCGCTGGCCCTGGCGGGCTCCCCTACCCATAAGAATCCTGAGGACAAGAGCCCCCAGCTGTCTCTGAGCCCCCGACCAGCCTCTCCAAAGGCCCAGTGGCCCCAGTCTGAAGATGAGGGGCCCCTGAACCTCA CCTCGGGCCCGGAGCCGGCACGCGACATCCGCTGTGAGTTCTGCGGAGAGTTCTTCGAGAACCGCAAGGGCCTGTCGAGCCATGCCCGCTCGCACCTGCGTCAGATGGGCGTAACCGAGTGGTACGTCAACGGTTCACCCATCGACACGCTGCGGGAGATCCTCAAGAGACGGACCCAGTCCCGGCCTGGCGGACCCCCCAACCCATCAGGGCCTAGCCCCAAAGCTCTGGCCAAGGTGGTGAGCAGCGGAGGTCCTGGCAGCTCACTGGAAGCCCGCAGCCCCGCGGACCTTCACCTCTCACCCCTGGCCAAGAAGTTGCCGCCGCCACCAGGCAGCCCCCTGGGCCACTCACCAACTGTTTCTCCTCCTCCCACGGCCCGGAAGATGTTCCCAGGCCTCTCCTCACCCTCCCTGCCCAAGAAGCTGAAGCCTGAACAAATGAGGGTGGAGATCAAGCGGGAGATGCTGCCGGGGGCCCTTCATGGGGAACCACACCCATCCGAGGGTCCCTGGGTGGCACCTCGGGAAGACATGACCCCCTTGAACCTGT CATCCCGGGCAGAGCCGGTGCGTGACATCCGCTGTGAGTTCTGCGGCGAGTTCTTCGAGAACCGCAAGGGCCTGTCAAGCCACGCACGCTCACACCTGCGGCAGATGGGCGTGACCGAGTGGTCTGTCAACGGCTCACCCATTGACACGCTGCGGGAGATCCTCAAGAAGAAATCCAAGCCATGCCTCATCAAGAAGGAGCCGCCGGCCGGAGACCTGGCCCCTGCCTTGACCGAGGACGGGCCCCCCACAGTGGCCCCTGGGCCCATGCAGGCCCCCTTGCCCCTGGCGCCGATGGCTGGCCGGCCAGGCAAACCCGGAGCTGGGCCAGCCCAGATTCCCCGCGAGCTCACCCTGGCACCCATTACTGGCACCAAGCATTCAGCCACTGGCTACCTGGGCTCCGTGGCAGCCAAGCGGCCCCTGCAGGAGGACCGCCTCCTCCCAGCAGAGGTCAAGGCCAAGACCTACATCCAGACTGAACTGCCCTTCAAGGCAAAGACCCTCCATGAGAAGACCTCCCACTCCT CCACTGAGGCCTGCTGCGAGCTGTGTGGCCTTTACTTCGAAAACCGCAAGGCTTTGGCCAGTCACGCCCGGGCGCACCTGCGGCAGTTCGGCGTGACCGAGTGGTGCGTGAACGGCTCACCCATCGAGACACTGAGTGAGTGGATCAAGCACCGGCCCCAGAAGGCAGGCGCCTACCGCAGCTACATCCAGAGCGGCCGTCCCTTCACTAAGAAGTTTCGCAGTGCTGGCCACGGCCGCGATGGCGACAAGCGGCCGCCCCTGGGGCTGGCCCCCGGGGGTCTAGCTGTGGTGGGCCGCAGCGCTGGGGGTGAACCAGGGCCCGAGGCTGGCCGGGCAGCCGACAGTGGTGAGCGGCCTCTGGCGGCCAGCCCGCCAGGCACCGTGAAGGCCGAGGAGCACCAGCGTCAGAACATCAACA AATTTGAGCGCCGACAAGCCCGCCCTCCAGATGCCTCTTCGGCCCGGGGCAGCGAGGAGGCCAATGACCTGcaccagaagctggaggaggtGCGGCAGCCTCCGCCCCGGGTCCGGCCAGTCCCCGCCCTGGTGCCCCGGCCACCCCAGACATCACTCGTCAAGTTCGTGGGCAACATCTACACCCTCAAGTGCAG GTTCTGTGAGGTGGAATTCCAGGGGCCCCTCTCCATCCAGGAGGAGTGGGTGCGGCACTTACAGCGGCACATCCTAGAGATGAATTTCTCCAAAGCGGACCCCCCGCCGGAGGAGCCTCAGGCCCCACAGGCACAGACAGCGGCAGCAGAGGCACCCTAA
- the WIZ gene encoding protein Wiz isoform X1 codes for MDGPLAGGLAAPDRPRGPERLPGPAPREDIEGGAEVAEGEGCIFRSTHYLPVTKEGPRDILDGRGGISDGQPHPGLSEALPRATSATHRISSCCWDEGSLDFQPGSPSPHPLGHYPDPLDGRGPWERPLIQEAGEELPSEQRFEDSIIMRTVKPHAELEGSRRFLYQHQGESKVFEKVPRGRPRFDWLQDADEVVPLQDAGLDMDLPPQPPPLTSFRTVLVPVDDTTKTLDGPVVGTREHLAGLEGLTQPSEWSLPRSASEVATQTWTVNSEASVERLQPLLSSVRTRPYLCELLEEVAEGAASPDEDEDEEPAVFPCIECSIYFRQKEHLLEHMSQHRRAPGQEPPAELAPLACGECGWAFADPGALERHRQLHQASREKIIEEIQKLKQVPGDTNREARLQCPRCIFGTNSSKAFMQHAKLHTQEPRGPAAQEPFGGSSGTGSPGPDATSLAYQPYGDPSGLSACVFCGFPAPSESLLREHVRLVHAHPHWEEEDGEAFEEEGPASQPGTSQDAYTRFSEAADYFGKAEPLLAPTWQENPAGYDPSLAFGPGCQQLGTRDFPLSKPLPHCSSQRPLGRPAFPSPLASAAYSLQASRNKSVVQHQGLPGHLEDQRHPWSEEDEEEEEEEEEEELLLASEMDFPLENRVFAPPASPGLIPQPALELKRTFREALQTAVASRAQQQQLCGMVPVVLVAKLGPQVMAAAARAPPRLQPEELGLGGAHPLDFLLLGTPLGGPLGLDPFLDGDPGVALKPEERKCPYCPDRFHNGIGLANHVRGHLNRVGVSYNVRHFISAEEVKAIERRFSFQKKKKKVANFDPGTFSLMRCDFCGAGFDTRAGLSSHARAHLRDFGITNWELTVSPINILQELLATSAAERPPSPLCREAGVPPSGFLTSRRPRLPLTVPFPPTWAEDPGPAYGDGLGSEENAMVAMDLGSPPLPKKSLPVPGPLEQVANRLSSKMAAEVPHGSKQELPDLKAQSLTTCEVCGACFETRKGLSSHARSHLRQLGVAESESSGAPIDLLYELVKQKGLPDTPLGLPPSLTKKSSSPKEIVAGAPRPGLLALAKPLDAPAVNKAIKSPPGFSAKGLAHPPNSPLLKKASLALAGSPTHKNPEDKSPQLSLSPRPASPKAQWPQSEDEGPLNLTLDSDGGRELDCQLCGAWFETRRGLSSHARAHLRHLGVSDPDAKGSPIDVLHGLIRRAGVQIRLPLGRGALALLGRPPPAPAALSLPPPPPPAKRAKLKAKGAASPWGKQDLPAAAAAGIFWASDVEPSPLNLSSGPEPARDIRCEFCGEFFENRKGLSSHARSHLRQMGVTEWYVNGSPIDTLREILKRRTQSRPGGPPNPSGPSPKALAKVVSSGGPGSSLEARSPADLHLSPLAKKLPPPPGSPLGHSPTVSPPPTARKMFPGLSSPSLPKKLKPEQMRVEIKREMLPGALHGEPHPSEGPWVAPREDMTPLNLSSRAEPVRDIRCEFCGEFFENRKGLSSHARSHLRQMGVTEWSVNGSPIDTLREILKKKSKPCLIKKEPPAGDLAPALTEDGPPTVAPGPMQAPLPLAPMAGRPGKPGAGPAQIPRELTLAPITGTKHSATGYLGSVAAKRPLQEDRLLPAEVKAKTYIQTELPFKAKTLHEKTSHSSTEACCELCGLYFENRKALASHARAHLRQFGVTEWCVNGSPIETLSEWIKHRPQKAGAYRSYIQSGRPFTKKFRSAGHGRDGDKRPPLGLAPGGLAVVGRSAGGEPGPEAGRAADSGERPLAASPPGTVKAEEHQRQNINKFERRQARPPDASSARGSEEANDLHQKLEEVRQPPPRVRPVPALVPRPPQTSLVKFVGNIYTLKCRFCEVEFQGPLSIQEEWVRHLQRHILEMNFSKADPPPEEPQAPQAQTAAAEAP; via the exons ATGGATGGGCCCCTGGCAGGCGGCCTGGCCGCCCCAGATCGTCCTCGAGGCCCCGAGAGACTGCCTGGCCCAGCACCAAGAGAGGACATCGAAGGTGGGGCCGAGGTTGCTGAGGGGGAAGGTTGCATCTTCCGGTCTACCCATTACCTGCCTGTCACCAAGGAGGGCCCTCGAGACATTCTGGATGGCAGAGGTGGCATTTCTG ATGGGCAGCCCCACCCTGGCCTCAGCGAAGCCCTTCCCCGTGCCACCTCCGCCACCCATCGGATCAGCAGCTG CTGCTGGGATGAAGGCAGCCTGGACTTCCAACCGGGCtccccctcaccccatcccctgGGCCACTACCCAGACCCCCTGGATGGCCGGGGGCCCTGGGAGCGGCCCCTGATTCAGGAGGCTGGAGAGGAACTCCCATCTGAGCAGAGGTTCGAGGACTCCATCATCATGAGAACCGTGAAGCCCCATGCTGAGCTGGAGGGCTCCAGAAGGTTCTTGTACCAGCACCAGGGGGAATCGAAGGTATTTGAGAAGGTCCCCCGGGGTCGCCCCAGGTTCGACTGGCTGCAAGACGCAGATGAGGTGGTCCCGCTCCAGGACGCAGGGCTGGACATGGACTTGCCTCCCCAGCCACCACCCCTCACCTCCTTCAGGACAGTGCTCGTGCCCGTAGATGATACCACGAAGACATTGGATGGGCCGGTGGTGGGCACCAGAGAGCACCTGGCAGGCCTGGAGGGCCTGACCCAGCCGTCCGAGTGGAGCCTGCCCCGGTCCGCCTCAGAGGTGGCCACGCAGACCTGGACGGTGAACTCAGAGGCATCTGTGGAGCGGCTGCAGCCGCTGCTATCCTCCGTCCGGACAAGGCCCTACTTGtgtgagctcctggaggaggtggctgaGGGAGCAGCCAGCCCCGACGAGGACGAAGACGAGGAGCCAGCTGTGTTCCCGTGCATCGAGTGCAGCATCTacttcaggcagaaggaacaccTCCTGGAGCACATGAGCCAGCACCGCCGAGCCCCGGGCCAGGAGCCGCCGGCTGAGCTGGCCCCGCTGGCCTGTGGCGAGTGTGGCTGGGCATTCGCCGACCCCGGTGCCCTCGAGCGGCACCGCCAGCTGCACCAGGCCTCCCGGGAGAAGATCATTGAGGAGATCCAGAAGCTAAAGCAGGTCCCAGGTGACACAAACCGGGAGGCACGGCTGCAGTGCCCCAGATGCATCTTTGGCACCAATTCCTCCAAGGCCTTCATGCAGCATGCCAAGCTGCACACGCAGGAGCCAAGGGGCCCAGCGGCCCAGGAGCCCTTTGGGGGCAGCAGCGGGACGGGCAGCCCAGGCCCCGACGCCACCTCCCTAGCCTACCAGCCCTACGGAGACCCCTCGGGCCTCAGCGCCTGTGTTTTCTGTGGCTTCCCCGCGCCCAGCGAGAGCCTACTCAGGGAGCATGTGAGGCTGGTGCACGCCCATCCCCACTGGGAAGAGGAGGATGGTGAGGCTTTTGAGGAGGAGGGCCCTGCCAGCCAGCCCGGCACCAGCCAGGACGCCTACACCCGATTCTCTGAGGCCGCCGACTACTTTGGCAAAGCTGAGCCGCTCTTGGCCCCCACGTGGCAGGAGAATCCTGCTGGATACGACCCCAGCCTGGCCTTTGGCCCAGGCTGCCAGCAGCTGGGCACGAGGGATTTCCCACTGTCAAAGCCACTCCCACACTGCTCGAGCCAGAGGCCCCTGGGAAGGCCAGCCTTCCCCTCGCCACTAGCATCCGCCGCCTACTCCTTACAGGCCAGCAGAAACAAGAGTGTTGTCCAACATCAGGGGCTCCCAGGCCACCTGGAGGACCAGAGGCACCCATGGAGTGAagaagatgaggaggaggaggaggaggaggaggaggaggaattaCTGCTGGCCTCAGAAATGGACTTTCCCCTCGAAAACAGGGTCTTCGCGCCGCCAGCCAGCCCCGGCCTCATCCCACAGCCAGCCCTGGAGCTGAAGCGGACATTCCGAGAAGCCCTGCAGACGGCGGTGGCCTCGAgggcacagcagcagcagctctgcggGATGGTGCCTGTAGTGCTCGTGGCGAAGCTTGGGCCGCAAGTCATGGCTGCGGCAGCCAGGGCCCCCCCAAGGCTCCAGCCtgaggagctggggctggggggcgcCCACCCCCTGGACTTCCTGCTCCTGGGCACGCCACTGGGTGGCCCTCTGGGGCTGGACCCATTCCTGGATGGGGACCCAGGGGTGGCACTGAAGCCTGAGGAGCGGAAATGCCCCTATTGCCCTGACCGCTTCCACAATGGCATCGGCTTGGCCAACCACGTGCGGGGCCACCTGAACCGTGTGGGTGTCAGCTACAACGTGCGGCATTTCATCTCCGCTGAGGAGGTGAAGGCCATCGAGCGCAGGTTCTCTttccaaaagaagaagaaaaaag TGGCTAACTTCGACCCGGGCACCTTCAGCCTGATGCGCTGTGACTTCTGCGGGGCCGGCTTTGACACTCGGGCTGGCCTCTCCAGCCACGCCCGGGCCCACCTGCGTGActttggcatcaccaactgggaGCTCACCGTCTCGCCCATCAACATCCTGCAAGAGCTGCTGGCCACCTCGGCTGCTGAGCGGCCCCCCAGCCCCCTGTGCCGTGAAGCTGGGGTGCCGCCTAGTGGCTTCCTGACCTCCCGCCGGCCTCGCTTACCTCTTACAGTGCCCTTCCCACCCACCTGGGCTGAGGACCCTGGGCCAGCCTACGGAGATG GCCTGGGTTCTGAGGAAAACGCAATGGTGGCCATGGACTTGGGCTCCCCCCCACTTCCCAAGAAGAGCCTGCCTGTCCCTGGGCCCCTGGAGCAGGTGGCCAATCGGCTGAGCAGCAAAATGGCTGCAGAGGTTCCTCATGGTAGCAAGCAAGAGCTGCCGGACCTCAAGG CCCAGAGCCTGACCACCTGCGAGGTCTGCGGTGCCTGCTTTGAGACACGCAAGGGCCTGTCCAGCCACGCGCGCTCCCACCTGCGGCAGCTGGGGGTGGCCGAGTCGGAGAGCAGCGGTGCCCCCATTGACCTCCTCTACGAGCTTGTGAAGCAGAAGGGCCTGCCTGACACACCCCTCGGGCTGCCCCCAAGCCTGACGAAGAAGTCCAGCTCGCCGAAGGAGATAGTCGCTGGGGCCCCACGACCTGGCCTGCTCGCGCTGGCCAAGCCCCTCGATGCCCCTGCTGTCAACAAGGCCATCAAGTCGCCTCCCGGCTTCTCAGCTAAGGGCCTGGCCCACCCGCCCAACTCCCCACTCCTCAAGAAGGCATCGCTGGCCCTGGCGGGCTCCCCTACCCATAAGAATCCTGAGGACAAGAGCCCCCAGCTGTCTCTGAGCCCCCGACCAGCCTCTCCAAAGGCCCAGTGGCCCCAGTCTGAAGATGAGGGGCCCCTGAACCTCA CTTTAGATAGTGACGGGGGCAGAGAGCTGGACTGCCAGCTGTGCGGTGCCTGGTTTGAGACCCGCAGGGGCCTGTCCAGCCACGCCCGCGCCCACCTGCGCCACCTGGGCGTCAGCGACCCGGATGCCAAGGGATCCCCCATAGACGTGCTCCACGGGCTCATCCGGAGGGCCGGCGTCCAGATCCGCCTCCCACTCGGGCGGGGCGCCCTGGCCCTGCTGGGGCGGCCTCCCCCCGCTCCTGCGGCCCTCTCcttgcccccccccccgccgccggcCAAGAGGGCCAAGCTGAAGGCCAAGGGTGCGGCCAGCCCCTGGGGGAAGCAGGACCTCCCGGCCGCCGCAGCCGCTGGCATTTTCTGGGCCTCTGATGTGGAGCCGTCTCCTCTCAACCTCT CCTCGGGCCCGGAGCCGGCACGCGACATCCGCTGTGAGTTCTGCGGAGAGTTCTTCGAGAACCGCAAGGGCCTGTCGAGCCATGCCCGCTCGCACCTGCGTCAGATGGGCGTAACCGAGTGGTACGTCAACGGTTCACCCATCGACACGCTGCGGGAGATCCTCAAGAGACGGACCCAGTCCCGGCCTGGCGGACCCCCCAACCCATCAGGGCCTAGCCCCAAAGCTCTGGCCAAGGTGGTGAGCAGCGGAGGTCCTGGCAGCTCACTGGAAGCCCGCAGCCCCGCGGACCTTCACCTCTCACCCCTGGCCAAGAAGTTGCCGCCGCCACCAGGCAGCCCCCTGGGCCACTCACCAACTGTTTCTCCTCCTCCCACGGCCCGGAAGATGTTCCCAGGCCTCTCCTCACCCTCCCTGCCCAAGAAGCTGAAGCCTGAACAAATGAGGGTGGAGATCAAGCGGGAGATGCTGCCGGGGGCCCTTCATGGGGAACCACACCCATCCGAGGGTCCCTGGGTGGCACCTCGGGAAGACATGACCCCCTTGAACCTGT CATCCCGGGCAGAGCCGGTGCGTGACATCCGCTGTGAGTTCTGCGGCGAGTTCTTCGAGAACCGCAAGGGCCTGTCAAGCCACGCACGCTCACACCTGCGGCAGATGGGCGTGACCGAGTGGTCTGTCAACGGCTCACCCATTGACACGCTGCGGGAGATCCTCAAGAAGAAATCCAAGCCATGCCTCATCAAGAAGGAGCCGCCGGCCGGAGACCTGGCCCCTGCCTTGACCGAGGACGGGCCCCCCACAGTGGCCCCTGGGCCCATGCAGGCCCCCTTGCCCCTGGCGCCGATGGCTGGCCGGCCAGGCAAACCCGGAGCTGGGCCAGCCCAGATTCCCCGCGAGCTCACCCTGGCACCCATTACTGGCACCAAGCATTCAGCCACTGGCTACCTGGGCTCCGTGGCAGCCAAGCGGCCCCTGCAGGAGGACCGCCTCCTCCCAGCAGAGGTCAAGGCCAAGACCTACATCCAGACTGAACTGCCCTTCAAGGCAAAGACCCTCCATGAGAAGACCTCCCACTCCT CCACTGAGGCCTGCTGCGAGCTGTGTGGCCTTTACTTCGAAAACCGCAAGGCTTTGGCCAGTCACGCCCGGGCGCACCTGCGGCAGTTCGGCGTGACCGAGTGGTGCGTGAACGGCTCACCCATCGAGACACTGAGTGAGTGGATCAAGCACCGGCCCCAGAAGGCAGGCGCCTACCGCAGCTACATCCAGAGCGGCCGTCCCTTCACTAAGAAGTTTCGCAGTGCTGGCCACGGCCGCGATGGCGACAAGCGGCCGCCCCTGGGGCTGGCCCCCGGGGGTCTAGCTGTGGTGGGCCGCAGCGCTGGGGGTGAACCAGGGCCCGAGGCTGGCCGGGCAGCCGACAGTGGTGAGCGGCCTCTGGCGGCCAGCCCGCCAGGCACCGTGAAGGCCGAGGAGCACCAGCGTCAGAACATCAACA AATTTGAGCGCCGACAAGCCCGCCCTCCAGATGCCTCTTCGGCCCGGGGCAGCGAGGAGGCCAATGACCTGcaccagaagctggaggaggtGCGGCAGCCTCCGCCCCGGGTCCGGCCAGTCCCCGCCCTGGTGCCCCGGCCACCCCAGACATCACTCGTCAAGTTCGTGGGCAACATCTACACCCTCAAGTGCAG GTTCTGTGAGGTGGAATTCCAGGGGCCCCTCTCCATCCAGGAGGAGTGGGTGCGGCACTTACAGCGGCACATCCTAGAGATGAATTTCTCCAAAGCGGACCCCCCGCCGGAGGAGCCTCAGGCCCCACAGGCACAGACAGCGGCAGCAGAGGCACCCTAA